One part of the Candidatus Nezhaarchaeota archaeon genome encodes these proteins:
- a CDS encoding beta-CASP ribonuclease aCPSF1 yields the protein MHKSSSPPSVKEELLQLIPKEAKVTKIEFEGPEVVVYAQNPTALIEDDSLMKNLAKTLKKRVVLKTDPEVRLSEEEARKIIVELAPPEAELTDITFDKVMGEVIIEARRPGLVIGKGGSLLRQILMRTYWRPVVHRAPPLYSRIARQVARFIYKNSRYRQKVLREIGLRIHRPALIKEGEVVVEALGGFQEVGRSALLVRAGETNILIDCGVKPSASSLLEEFPALWLLDVDRLDAVIITHSHLDHCGALPYLFKYGYRGPVYCSRPTQMLMSLILLDYLDVALKEGRAPPYDLKDVKTALLHTIPLSYGEVTDIAPNVRLTLHNAGHIMGSSMVHLHIGDGMHNIVYTGDFKFAKTRLLEASASTFPRLETLIMESTYGAAGDIMPARQQTEEFFTQAVNRALARGGKVLIPVLSVGRAQEIMLVLIEAISQNLIPSIPIYIEGMVQEATAIHTIYPEELAREVKQKILYEEKNPFLSENFITVRSRRARPDIVEGEPCIIMATSGMLNAGPAVEYFKLLAPDEHNSLIFVSYQAEGTLGRRVQSGVKEVTLSGSNGKPEAVQVKCEVVSVEGFSGHSDRKQLLRFVQQVYPRPSKVLVCHGEPSKSTSLASAIQYHFRIPAAAPMPLEAVRLR from the coding sequence AAGGAGGCCAAGGTAACGAAGATAGAGTTTGAGGGGCCTGAAGTAGTGGTGTACGCTCAGAACCCCACAGCGTTAATAGAGGACGACAGCTTAATGAAGAACTTGGCTAAGACGTTGAAGAAGAGGGTTGTATTAAAGACGGACCCTGAGGTGAGGCTTAGTGAAGAAGAGGCTAGGAAGATAATAGTGGAGCTTGCTCCGCCTGAGGCTGAATTAACCGATATCACCTTCGACAAGGTCATGGGGGAGGTAATTATAGAGGCGCGTAGGCCTGGACTAGTAATAGGTAAAGGAGGGTCTCTACTACGCCAAATATTGATGAGGACCTACTGGAGACCTGTTGTCCACCGAGCTCCTCCTCTATACTCTAGGATAGCTCGTCAAGTGGCCCGCTTCATCTACAAGAATAGTAGGTACAGGCAGAAGGTCCTCAGGGAGATAGGGCTGCGTATACATCGCCCTGCCTTAATCAAAGAGGGGGAGGTCGTCGTCGAAGCGCTAGGCGGCTTTCAAGAAGTAGGCCGCTCAGCTCTCCTAGTTAGGGCGGGTGAGACCAATATTTTAATTGATTGTGGAGTTAAGCCGAGCGCTTCGTCTCTACTGGAGGAGTTCCCCGCCTTATGGCTCCTTGATGTTGATCGCCTGGACGCCGTGATTATAACTCACTCTCACCTCGATCACTGTGGTGCCCTTCCGTACCTCTTTAAGTATGGCTATCGAGGGCCTGTCTACTGTAGTAGGCCTACTCAGATGCTAATGTCCTTAATTTTGCTAGACTACTTAGACGTCGCTTTAAAAGAGGGCAGAGCGCCCCCCTACGACTTAAAGGACGTCAAGACAGCTCTGCTCCATACAATTCCACTAAGCTACGGAGAGGTCACTGATATAGCTCCTAACGTTAGGTTAACTCTACACAACGCCGGCCACATCATGGGCTCATCCATGGTGCACCTCCACATAGGGGACGGTATGCACAACATCGTCTACACGGGGGACTTTAAGTTCGCTAAGACTAGGCTTCTAGAAGCCTCAGCCTCCACCTTCCCTAGGCTTGAGACGCTAATAATGGAGAGCACCTATGGAGCCGCCGGCGACATAATGCCAGCGAGGCAGCAGACAGAAGAGTTTTTCACTCAGGCTGTGAATAGGGCGCTGGCGAGGGGCGGCAAGGTTCTCATCCCCGTGCTGTCAGTAGGTAGGGCTCAGGAAATTATGCTGGTCCTCATCGAGGCCATCTCCCAGAACCTGATACCCTCTATCCCCATATATATTGAGGGCATGGTTCAGGAGGCCACAGCCATACACACCATTTACCCAGAGGAGCTAGCTAGGGAGGTTAAGCAAAAGATACTCTATGAGGAGAAGAACCCCTTCCTCTCTGAGAACTTCATAACGGTCAGGAGTAGGAGGGCTAGGCCGGACATAGTTGAGGGGGAGCCCTGTATAATCATGGCCACCTCCGGCATGCTAAACGCTGGCCCCGCGGTGGAGTACTTTAAGCTACTGGCACCAGATGAGCATAATAGTTTAATTTTCGTAAGCTACCAGGCTGAAGGTACCTTAGGTAGGAGGGTGCAGAGCGGAGTTAAGGAGGTGACGTTGAGCGGCTCTAATGGTAAGCCTGAGGCAGTTCAAGTTAAGTGCGAGGTGGTTAGCGTTGAGGGCTTCTCAGGGCATAGCGATCGAAAGCAGCTCTTAAGGTTTGTCCAGCAAGTTTACCCCAGGCCCTCAAAGGTCCTCGTATGCCACGGGGAGCCCTCTAAGTCAACTAGCTTAGCAAGCGCTATCCAATACCATTTCAGGATACCTGCCGCTGCCCCCATGCCGCTCGAGGCCGTTAGGTTAAGGTGA
- a CDS encoding NAD(P)-dependent glycerol-1-phosphate dehydrogenase, whose protein sequence is MHLINLPRRIVIGPNVLRSLGDLCLELCPTGKLMVVTGDRTLEVAGREALNSLSSSRLDYDLVVVEEPNVSVVETLSSRARETHLSAFIGVGGGSIIDVAKLAAYRAGAGFISVPTSASHDGIASPRASVKGLGVYESVPAQTPLAIVADTSIIMKAPRRLLVSGCGDVVAKLTAVRDWLLAHRLKGEYYGEYAASLARMSAQLVVKNVVEVANMNDEGVRVLLEALVSCGVAMCIAGSSRPCSGSEHQFSHALDIVASKPALHGEQCGVGTIMMAYLHGLDWRKIRAFLKKLGAPVNAEELSVSPSDVVKALTIAHKVRGRYTILGETGLTEGAAYRLAKVTGVIE, encoded by the coding sequence ATCCACCTTATCAACCTGCCTAGGAGGATCGTTATCGGCCCTAACGTCCTCAGGAGCCTAGGTGACCTATGCCTCGAGTTATGTCCTACAGGCAAGCTAATGGTGGTTACAGGAGACCGCACACTAGAAGTTGCCGGTAGAGAGGCGTTAAATTCGCTCTCCTCATCTAGGCTTGACTATGACCTAGTAGTCGTAGAGGAGCCGAACGTTTCAGTAGTCGAGACCCTAAGTAGTCGAGCTAGAGAGACTCACCTATCTGCCTTCATAGGAGTGGGCGGAGGGTCGATAATAGACGTAGCCAAGCTTGCCGCTTATAGAGCAGGGGCTGGCTTTATCAGTGTTCCTACCTCTGCCTCTCACGATGGAATAGCGTCGCCCAGAGCATCGGTAAAGGGGCTGGGCGTCTATGAGTCTGTCCCAGCTCAAACTCCGCTGGCGATCGTGGCTGACACGTCCATTATCATGAAGGCCCCGAGGAGGCTCTTAGTAAGTGGCTGCGGCGACGTCGTAGCTAAGCTAACCGCCGTACGCGACTGGCTGCTAGCCCATCGCTTAAAGGGAGAGTACTATGGAGAATACGCAGCCTCTCTAGCTCGTATGTCCGCCCAGCTGGTCGTGAAGAACGTCGTAGAGGTGGCCAACATGAACGACGAGGGGGTACGCGTACTACTCGAGGCCTTAGTGTCCTGCGGGGTAGCTATGTGTATAGCTGGGTCCTCGCGTCCATGCTCAGGCTCTGAGCATCAGTTTAGCCACGCTCTCGACATCGTCGCTTCTAAGCCAGCTCTCCACGGTGAGCAGTGTGGAGTAGGAACTATAATGATGGCCTACCTTCACGGCTTAGACTGGAGGAAGATAAGGGCCTTCCTAAAGAAGCTCGGCGCTCCAGTAAACGCAGAAGAGTTAAGCGTGTCTCCTAGCGACGTGGTCAAGGCCCTCACGATAGCCCACAAGGTAAGAGGTCGCTACACGATCCTGGGCGAGACAGGGTTAACTGAGGGAGCTGCCTACCGCTTAGCTAAGGTGACCGGGGTCATAGAGTGA
- a CDS encoding UPF0179 family protein, which produces MSNLALEARRIVTLIGSSQARVGYRFVHLGPSKPCELCKLLRVCVGALEPGRMYEVVAVRRTRHDCPLHEGGVKVVDVVEAPVEVAIPLKVAVEGLIISYRPLKCGFKDCMLTYLCKPKWLRAGDRCRVVAVLEAGLPCPKKLSLAKARLARLPS; this is translated from the coding sequence GTGAGCAACTTAGCCCTAGAGGCTAGACGCATAGTTACCTTAATAGGCTCCTCTCAGGCAAGGGTCGGGTACCGCTTTGTGCACTTAGGACCTTCTAAGCCCTGTGAGCTATGTAAGCTCCTCCGTGTATGCGTAGGAGCTCTTGAGCCCGGCAGGATGTATGAAGTGGTAGCTGTTAGGAGAACTAGGCACGACTGTCCTCTTCACGAAGGAGGGGTTAAGGTAGTCGATGTAGTAGAGGCCCCGGTTGAAGTAGCTATCCCGCTGAAGGTAGCCGTAGAGGGCTTAATTATAAGCTACCGCCCACTGAAGTGTGGCTTCAAGGACTGCATGCTTACTTACCTCTGTAAGCCCAAGTGGCTACGCGCTGGAGATAGATGTAGGGTTGTTGCGGTGCTTGAGGCCGGCTTGCCTTGCCCTAAGAAGCTCAGCCTTGCGAAGGCGAGGCTGGCGAGGCTCCCTTCTTAA